CAGAACGCCTTGGGCCGATTCGAAGACCCGGGCGGCGCCTTGCCCCTCCCACCAGCTCAGCAGGCGGAAGCCCGCCGCTTCATCGGGGATGCGGGCCACCTTCAGCATGGCGGTCGACGCTTCGTGCCGGACATGCAGCACCCAGCTCGATCGCGTGGTCAGCAGGTCCCCGTCGGGGACGAGCGCCCAGCGTTCGAGCCACCGGGCGACGTCGGGCGGAAGTTCAGACAGTGGTTCCATGGCTGTCAGCGCCGGCGACGAACGCCCCGACGTCGCGACGCCTATCGTCGCGCGCCGGGGCTTCGATGATCAGAAGCGGTAACCGACGTTCAGGTTCACGCCGTCGACCGTATCGCCGTCCTTCTTGTAGTACTGCATGTAGTCGAGGCCGCCGTAGATGGTCTTGCTGAAGTTGTAGCGGCCGCCCAGGCCCCAGGCGAAGCTGCCGTCGCTGTTCGAGCTGCTCAGGCCGAAGCCGGAGGCCTTGATCTTGCTGTTGGCATAACCGACGCGACCGAAGACCTCGAACTGGTCGAAGCTGTACTTCGGCGTCACGAAGAGGCCGTAGCTGCGCGTGACCTTGAACTTGACGCCGTCCACGGTGTCGTCCTTCAAGCCGGTGGCCAGCATGGCTTCGATGGCCACGTTGGGGTGCAGGTCCCAGCCGATGATGCCGCGCAGCGCGCCCGGCTTGACGGTCGGACCGTCGGACTTGAGGTTGAGGAAGGTGTAGCCCACGTCGCCATACAGACCGCTCGTCGCGGGAGCGGTCTGAGCCTGGGCGGCGCCGGCGCCGGCGGCGAGCAGCAGGGCCGCCGTGAGGATGGAAATCTTGGTCATTCGAGCACTTCTTTGAATGGAGGGGAACCCCGCCTCGCGGAGGCGGGTCAGAAGGTCGCGATGACTCCCAATTCATTGGCGCGCGCAGAAGTCACTGCGCTCGAGGAAACGCCCGCCTGGCGACCGTGGTTGACCGCGACACAAACCTTCACACTGTGAGCAAAGGTCGCGCCGCCAGACAAGCAAGACCTGGCCCCGGCGTGTCCCGCATCAGGGGCTCAGGACAGCGCCTTCACCAGGACCGGCAGGCTGATGTCCATCCGGTAGTCGACGGCCGTGTGATCGTCGTCGAACTCCTCGTAGTGGTGCTTCACGCCCATCGCATCCAGCCGCCGGTGCATGCGGCGGGCGCCGTAGACGAGGTTGTACTGGTCGACGTTGCCGCAGTCGATGTAGAGCGCCTTGAGCGCGCTCAGGCCGGGGCCATGCGATTCCACCAGCGTCAGCGGGTCCCAGGCCAGCCAGTGGGCCCAGCGGTCCGGGATCAGCTCGCAGGTGTCGGAAGTCACCGGCAGCCGGACGCCGTAGGGCGCCGCAGGATCTGGATCGAAGCTCGCCGCCTGCGCGAACATCATCAGGATGTGGACGTCGCTGTCCTTGGGCTTCATCGCAGCCCAGAAGGCATCGACCCATTGGCCGATGTCGGGCTGCTTGGCCAGCGCACGCAGCACCGGGACGAACTCGTGGCGATAGAGCAGTTCGAAGCCCATGTCGCCGGAGTGCACGGCGGCCGCGGACCAGAAGTCCGGATGGAGCAGGGCGTGGACCATCGCGCCGTAGCCGCCGCTGGACTTGCCGAACAGGCCGCGACGGCCGTTGCCGCCGCAGTCGAAACGCTGCTCGACGAAGGGCACCACCTCGTCGCGGAGGAAGTCGTCCCAGCGCCCCATGGCGACCGAGTTGACGTACTGGTTGCCGCCGAGTTTCGTGAAGCAGTCCGGGAAGGCCACGACGACGGGCGGCATCGCTCCGGAAGCGATCAGACGGTCCAGCCGCTCAGGCAGGTTCTCGCCGAAGTTCTTCCAGTTCGTGTGCACCGGGCCGCCGGCGGTGAAGCCCACGATGTCCACCAGCAGCGGCAGCCCACGACCGTCATGGCCGTGCGGGATGTAGACGTTCACGCGACGCCGGGTGGGGGCGCCGACCAGGTTGCCGGCGAGCAACTCGCTGTCGAGGGTCAGGCGATGGACAGTGCCAGTGGGCGTGCTCGGATCTTTGTGCATGGGGCTCCAATGCGGACGGTTGTTCGAGGGGAATCCTGTCTTGATTGAACCATGCAGGAGAAGTCGCGTCGGGAGTGGGGAGGGCTCGTTGCTACGATCCACGGGGCGCCAGTTCGCGCTCAGACATCTTCAAGGGGACAGGGATGACAAGCCGTTTCGCCGCATGGCTGCTGGTCGGTGCGCTCATCGGCGTGCCGGTGGCCGCCGCACCGTCGACAGCCTCGCCGCTCGTGGGCGAATGGACGCTGGATGTCGCCACCTTGCCGATGCCGCCCGAGCTGCGGCCCAAGCGGGTGGCGTTGTCCTTCCGCGATGGCTCCGACGGCAGGTGGTCGACGCAGGTCGAGATCATCGACGCGAAGGGCACGCGGCTGCATTCATCGTCCACGGTGGCGCTGGACGGGACGACGGGCCGTGCGACCGGGACCTATCAGGTCGACGTGGTCGCGGCCAAGATGCCGGAGCCCAATGTGCTGGTGATGCAATTCGTCTACGAGGGGATCCCGCGCTCGACCCGGGTCTATTCGGTCAGCGGCGATGGCGCCGTGCTCACCGAGACCGAGGTGTACTTCAGGGACGGCGCGCCGGTGCTGCGCACCGCGCACTTCACGCGGGCCGCCGGCAACCCTTGACCCCGGCGGGCGCGGCCGTCGTCCTTCGAGCACGGCGAGGGGCCATCGGACATCTGCCGGTTTTCTGCCGGCGGTTTTTCCTGGAGTAGGATTTGCCGGATACCGACGACTCGCAATCAAAATATGCGCCCGCGCCGCGTCGCGATTGTTGCGAACAACCTGCACACGTACCAGATCAAGATCGTCTGCGGGATCAGTGACGTGCTCCGCGTCAACGGGGTGGATTCACTGCTGATCCTCGGCCAGTCCCTGCGACCGCCCGATACCGGCCCGATGCACGCCAACGACGTCTACGGCTTGATCGACGGCCGGAACTTCTGCGGCGTGATCGTGCTGTCGACGGTGGTCGGGCCCCAGGTGTCCGACGAGGCCTTGAGCGAGTGGATCAGGACCTTCTCACTGCCCGTCGTCAGCATCGGACGCCCGCTGCGGCACGCCGGCAACGTCCTGATCGACAACGTGCCCGGCATGTCGGCGCTGATGACGCACCTGCTCGACACGATGGGCTACCGCAAGCTGGCCATGCTGAGGGGAATCCCCGGCAACGCGGATTCAGAGGAGCGGGAGTCCGTCTTCCGCGCCAGCCTCGAGGGGCGAGGCATTCCTGTTGAAGACGATCTGCTGATGACCGGCGACTTCGCCTCGGTGAAGGCTTTCCGCCTCGTGCAGGAACTCCTGAACCGCAGGCGCGATGTCCAGGCCATCGTCTGCGCCAACGACGACATGGCGGACGGCTGCGTCCGGGCCGTCAACGCCGCCGGGCTGCGTGTCCCGCAGGACGTCGCGGTGGTCGGCTTCGACGACGCGATCCACCACGTCGTGCCCGCCCTGACCACGGTACGCATGCCGGTCTACGAGCAGGGCCGGGAAGCGGCACTGATGCTGCTCACGATGCTTGAAGCGCCGGCCCCCCAGGGCTGGCCCGACACGCGGGTGCTCCAGGCCGAACTGGTCGTGCGGGAGTCCTGCGGCGCCGGCGGCCGGCACGCCAGTGCGCGCTCGATGCCGGCCGGCGCCAGTGTGTCCAAGGGCGGCATCGAGAGCTATCTGGCCGATCCCCTGCGTCGATGGATGGCGCGGTTCGACGAGATGGCCCCGGACGCCGAGCGGCATCAGGCGTTCCTGGAGGCCTGGAACGAGGCGCTGTCCCGCCGCCCGCTCATCGAAGTGGAATACCCGATGTGGCGCGACCAGTTCGCCGGTGTGGTCGACCGTGATCACGCCGATCCCACGGTGGCCCGGCTGGCGCTGGCGGCGCTCTCGTCCCTGGCCGGCGTGATCCAGCGGGACAACTCCCGCCGTCACAGTCTGCGCGCCGGCTTCGGCGAGATGGTGCCGCGGCTGTTCAATTGCGAGAGCCACGAGCATCTCCGGCACGAGCTGTCGAGGTTCCTGAGGCATGTCGGCCTGGACCGCCATGCGATGGTGCTCTACGAGCGGTTCGAGTCCGTGATACCGGAGCGGTCGCGCCTGGTACTGGACAGCTCGGGCACTGCGGCGGCGGATGAATCCTGGTTCCCCACCCGGGACATCCTGCCGGCCGCCGTGTGGGGGCGGCTCACCGGCGAGCTGCTGGTGTTGACGCCGCTCCTCGTCAACGCGATCCACTACGGCCTGATCGTGTACGAGCCGCCGTCCTGGTGGGGGCCGTACCCCGATACCAGCTTCAGTCACACCATCAGCCACGCCATCAGCCAGGTCGAGAACACCATCGCCGCCCGGGACTACGCGCTGCAGCTCGAAGGCCTGGTCAAGGCGCGCACCGCTGCGCTGGAGGCCCAGGTCGCGGAGACCTTGAGGGCCCAACAGGCCTTGCGCCTCGCCAATGCCTCGCTGCAGCACACGGCGTTCCACGACGGCCTGACGCAGCTGTTCAACCGGACGGCCTTCGACACGCACTTCGAGAATCAATGGAACCAGCACATGGCGCGGCAACGACCGCTGTCGGTGCTCCTGTGCGACGTCGACCACTTCAAGAAATACAACGACCTGCATGGGCACGTCATGGGCGACGAGTGCCTGCGGCAGATCGCCCAGGCCCTGCGCAGCGCGGTCCGCGGCGAGCACGACATCGTGGCGCGCTATGGCGGCGAGGAGTTCGTCCTCGTCCTGCCGTCCACCGACCTGACCCTCGCGGTCGTCGTCGCCGAGCGCATCCAGCAGGAAGTCCGCAAGCTGCAGCTGCGTCACGGGGCGGACGGCGCCGGAGAGCACGTGACCGTCAGCATCGGCGTGGCCACCACCCATCCCCGCAGCGACGTGACGAAGCAGTCCCTCATCGAGCTGGCGGATGACTGCCTCTACCAGGCCAAGTCGACGGGACGGGCGCGCTGCGTGTCGGCCGACATGGCCTGAGACCATTCACGGCGCATGAGGCAGCGCCTCAGCGCCTCAGCGCTGCAGCCTGTCCCGCAGGTCGTACCAGAAAGCCCCCAGCGCGGTGAACGGGACGCGCAGCAGCCGCCCGCCGGGGAAGGGATAGTGCGGCAGCGAAGCGAACGCGTCGAAGCGCTCCGCCTGACCCTGGAGGGCTTCAGCCAGGACCCGGCCGATCAGGTGCGTGAAGGTGACGCCGTGACCGGAGCAGCCTTGCGAGTAGTAGATGTTCGGTGAGAGCCGGCCGACCTCCGGCAACCGGGAGAGGGTGAGCAGGAAATTGCCTGTCCATCCGAAGTCGATGCGCACGTCGCGCAACTGGGGGAAGGTCTTCAGCAGCTTGGGCCGGATCATCGCTTCCACGTGGGCGGGGTCGCGCGCGCCATAGGTGACACCGCCGCCGTACAGCAGGCGCCGGTCGGCGGACAGGCGGAAGTAGTCGAGCAGGAAGTTGCAGTCTTCCACGCAGAGGTTCTGCGGGAGGATCTCGGCGAAGCGTTCCCCCAGCGGTTCGGTCGCCACGACCTGGCTGCCGCAAGGCATGGTGCGGGCCGCGAGTTCCGGCACCAGGCCACCCAGGTAGGCATTGCCCGCCACGATCACGTAGCGCGCCTGCACTTCGCCGTCGGCCGTATGCACCACGGCCGGCTCGCCGCGCTCGATGCGCGTCACGGTCGAGTCTTCGTGGATCACGCCTCCCAGCGACTCGAAGGCCTGGGCCTCGCCCTGTGCCAGCCGCAGGGGATGCACGTGGCCGGCGCTGCGATCGAGCAAGGCGGCGCGGTAGCGGGTCGATCCGACCGCGGCTTCGCATTGCCCTGTATCCAGCATCTCGAGCTCGGCATGACCGAAGCGTTCCCACAGGGCCTTGTGATGCGCCAGCTGGTCGACCTGCCGGCTGTTGATGGCGGCGAACAGGCCGCCGGGCCGGAAGTGACAGTCGATGCCGTAGTGCCGGATGCGCTGCTTGATGATGGCCGCGCCTTCGAACGCCATGCTGCCGAGCGCCCGGGCCGTGTCGACGCCATGGCGGGCCTCGATCACGTCGAGGTCGCGCGAGTAGCTGTGCACCAGCTGGCCGCCGTTGCGGCCGGAAGCGCCCCAGCCCACGCGCCGGGCTTCCAGCACCACGACACGGAATCCAGCCTCGGCCAGGTGCAGGGCGGCGGAGAGACCCGTGTAGCCGGCGCCGATCACGGCGACGTCGGCCTCGGCCCGGCCTCGCAAGGGTGGACGAGGCGGTTGCGGCAGGGCGGTGGCGGCGTAGTAGCTGGGCGCGTGGGTGTCGTTCGTCGCGGGGCGTGGATGGGGCGCCTGGCCGGGTTGGCCGGGTCGCCCGTGTTGTCCGGATTGGCTGAAGACAGTCGTCTGCATGGCGTCGTCGGCTAGGCCCGGTCCGGCGACCCGGCGATGCGCAGCCAGGTCGTCTTGAGCTCGGTGTATTTCTCGAATGCGTGCAGCGACTTGTCGCGGCCATTGCCGCTCTGCTTGAACCCGCCGAACGGGACGGTGATGTCGTCCTCGTCGTACTGGTTCACGTGCACGGTGCCGGCGCGCAGGCGCCTTGCCACGCGGTGGGCGCGATCGACCTGGCCGGTCCAGACGCTGGCCTGCAGTCCGTACGGGCTGTCGTTGGCCATCGCGATGGCCTCGTGCTCGTCGTCGAAGCTCATCACGCCCACCACCGGTCCGAAGATCTCTTCCCGGGCGATGCGCATGCCGTTGTCCACGCCGCGGAAGATCGTCGGTTCCACATAGAAGCCGCCGCTGGACGTACGCGCCCGCTGGCCGCCCAGGTCGAGCTGCGCCCCTTCCTCGCGGCCCGCGGCCACGTAGCCGAGGACCGTCTGCATCTGCGCCTCGTCCACCAGCGCGCCCATCCTGCAGGCGTCGTCCAGGGGATCGCCAGGGACGAAGCGCCTGGCCTCGTCCTTCATCACAGCCAGGCACTCGTCCAGCCGGGAGCGATGCACCAGCAGCCGGGTCGGCGCGTTGCAGCTCTCCCCCTGGTTGAAGAACACGCTGGCCGCGGCGGTTCGCGCAGCGCGTTCCAGGTCGGCGTCGGCGAAGATCAGGAAGGCCGACTTGCCGCCCAGCTCGTTGTAGACCCGCTTGAGATTGGATTGCGCGGCGCACGCCAGCATCCGTCGCCCCACGCGCGTGGAGCCGGTGAACCCCATGGCGTCCACGTCCATGTGCAAGGCGAGGGCCTCGCCCGCTTCCGCGCCGAATCCGGGCACCACGTTCAGCACACCGGGAGGGAGTCCGGCCTCCAGGGCCAGCTCGGCCAGGCGCAGCGCGGTGAACGGCGACCTCTCGCTGGGCTTGAGCACCACGCTGTTGCCGGCGGCCAGTGCCGGCCCCAGCTTCCAGGCGGCCATGATCAGCGGATAGTTCCAGGGCACGATCGCGCCGACCACGCCCATGGGCTCGCGCGTGATCAGGGCCAGCGCCTGGCTGGAGGTAGGCGCGATCTCGTCGTAGATCTTGTCGACCGCCTCGCCGTACCAGGCCAGGCAGTGGGCGCTGGAGGGCACGTCCACATCCCGGCTGTGGGTGATGGGCTTGCCCATATCCAGCGTTTCAAGTAGCGCTAGTTCGTCCCGGTGGGACAACAGCAGGTCGGACCATCGCTGCAGCACGCGCTTGCGCTCGCGCGGCGAGCGCTCGCGCCAGCGACCGTCTTCGAAAGCCTGGCGTGCGCTGGCCACGGCGGCGTCGATGTCCTCGGCGCTGCCGCGAGCCACGGGGCCGAGCAGCCGGCCGTCCACCGGCGAATGCTTGGCGAAGGTCGCGCCGCTGAGGCTGGCGCGTCGTTCACCGTTGATCAGGAGGCGGCCATCCGGGCGCAGCGCCGCGGCGCGGGCGGTCCAGTCGTTCTTCGGCAACGGAAGTGACGCGTTCATCCTTGGTTCCTTTCTGTCGAGGTGGCGGCCTGGCGCTGATCGCGCCACGCCCGGCAGGCCGCGCCGAACGCCTGGAGAATGGCGATGGAAGCCGTGTTCTGCCCGGCCTGCCACTCGGGATGCCATTGCACGCAGAGCGCAAAGCCCCGGCCGTGCACCGGCGTGAACGCTTCCACGAGCCCGTCGGGCGCGCGCGCCTCGACGCGCAGGCCGGGTGCCAAGCGATCGATGCCCTGGCCGTGGAGACTGTTCACCGTGAGTTCGCTCCCGGTCGTCAGGCGCGCCAGCAGGCCTCCCGGCTCGATCAGGACGCGGTGTGCCGGCCCGTACTGCAGATCGATCGGTTGATCGTCGTCCGCGCGATGGTCCGCCAGGCCCTCCTGCTCATGTACCGCCTGATGCAGACTGCCGCCCAACGCGACGTTGGCCTCCTGGAAGCCGCGGCAGATCGCCAGCAGCGGAAGCCC
This genomic stretch from Mitsuaria sp. 7 harbors:
- a CDS encoding porin family protein, producing the protein MTKISILTAALLLAAGAGAAQAQTAPATSGLYGDVGYTFLNLKSDGPTVKPGALRGIIGWDLHPNVAIEAMLATGLKDDTVDGVKFKVTRSYGLFVTPKYSFDQFEVFGRVGYANSKIKASGFGLSSSNSDGSFAWGLGGRYNFSKTIYGGLDYMQYYKKDGDTVDGVNLNVGYRF
- a CDS encoding alpha/beta hydrolase family protein — its product is MHKDPSTPTGTVHRLTLDSELLAGNLVGAPTRRRVNVYIPHGHDGRGLPLLVDIVGFTAGGPVHTNWKNFGENLPERLDRLIASGAMPPVVVAFPDCFTKLGGNQYVNSVAMGRWDDFLRDEVVPFVEQRFDCGGNGRRGLFGKSSGGYGAMVHALLHPDFWSAAAVHSGDMGFELLYRHEFVPVLRALAKQPDIGQWVDAFWAAMKPKDSDVHILMMFAQAASFDPDPAAPYGVRLPVTSDTCELIPDRWAHWLAWDPLTLVESHGPGLSALKALYIDCGNVDQYNLVYGARRMHRRLDAMGVKHHYEEFDDDHTAVDYRMDISLPVLVKALS
- a CDS encoding LuxR family transcriptional regulator, producing the protein MTSRFAAWLLVGALIGVPVAAAPSTASPLVGEWTLDVATLPMPPELRPKRVALSFRDGSDGRWSTQVEIIDAKGTRLHSSSTVALDGTTGRATGTYQVDVVAAKMPEPNVLVMQFVYEGIPRSTRVYSVSGDGAVLTETEVYFRDGAPVLRTAHFTRAAGNP
- a CDS encoding diguanylate cyclase domain-containing protein, producing MRPRRVAIVANNLHTYQIKIVCGISDVLRVNGVDSLLILGQSLRPPDTGPMHANDVYGLIDGRNFCGVIVLSTVVGPQVSDEALSEWIRTFSLPVVSIGRPLRHAGNVLIDNVPGMSALMTHLLDTMGYRKLAMLRGIPGNADSEERESVFRASLEGRGIPVEDDLLMTGDFASVKAFRLVQELLNRRRDVQAIVCANDDMADGCVRAVNAAGLRVPQDVAVVGFDDAIHHVVPALTTVRMPVYEQGREAALMLLTMLEAPAPQGWPDTRVLQAELVVRESCGAGGRHASARSMPAGASVSKGGIESYLADPLRRWMARFDEMAPDAERHQAFLEAWNEALSRRPLIEVEYPMWRDQFAGVVDRDHADPTVARLALAALSSLAGVIQRDNSRRHSLRAGFGEMVPRLFNCESHEHLRHELSRFLRHVGLDRHAMVLYERFESVIPERSRLVLDSSGTAAADESWFPTRDILPAAVWGRLTGELLVLTPLLVNAIHYGLIVYEPPSWWGPYPDTSFSHTISHAISQVENTIAARDYALQLEGLVKARTAALEAQVAETLRAQQALRLANASLQHTAFHDGLTQLFNRTAFDTHFENQWNQHMARQRPLSVLLCDVDHFKKYNDLHGHVMGDECLRQIAQALRSAVRGEHDIVARYGGEEFVLVLPSTDLTLAVVVAERIQQEVRKLQLRHGADGAGEHVTVSIGVATTHPRSDVTKQSLIELADDCLYQAKSTGRARCVSADMA
- a CDS encoding FAD-binding oxidoreductase — protein: MQTTVFSQSGQHGRPGQPGQAPHPRPATNDTHAPSYYAATALPQPPRPPLRGRAEADVAVIGAGYTGLSAALHLAEAGFRVVVLEARRVGWGASGRNGGQLVHSYSRDLDVIEARHGVDTARALGSMAFEGAAIIKQRIRHYGIDCHFRPGGLFAAINSRQVDQLAHHKALWERFGHAELEMLDTGQCEAAVGSTRYRAALLDRSAGHVHPLRLAQGEAQAFESLGGVIHEDSTVTRIERGEPAVVHTADGEVQARYVIVAGNAYLGGLVPELAARTMPCGSQVVATEPLGERFAEILPQNLCVEDCNFLLDYFRLSADRRLLYGGGVTYGARDPAHVEAMIRPKLLKTFPQLRDVRIDFGWTGNFLLTLSRLPEVGRLSPNIYYSQGCSGHGVTFTHLIGRVLAEALQGQAERFDAFASLPHYPFPGGRLLRVPFTALGAFWYDLRDRLQR
- a CDS encoding aldehyde dehydrogenase, giving the protein MNASLPLPKNDWTARAAALRPDGRLLINGERRASLSGATFAKHSPVDGRLLGPVARGSAEDIDAAVASARQAFEDGRWRERSPRERKRVLQRWSDLLLSHRDELALLETLDMGKPITHSRDVDVPSSAHCLAWYGEAVDKIYDEIAPTSSQALALITREPMGVVGAIVPWNYPLIMAAWKLGPALAAGNSVVLKPSERSPFTALRLAELALEAGLPPGVLNVVPGFGAEAGEALALHMDVDAMGFTGSTRVGRRMLACAAQSNLKRVYNELGGKSAFLIFADADLERAARTAAASVFFNQGESCNAPTRLLVHRSRLDECLAVMKDEARRFVPGDPLDDACRMGALVDEAQMQTVLGYVAAGREEGAQLDLGGQRARTSSGGFYVEPTIFRGVDNGMRIAREEIFGPVVGVMSFDDEHEAIAMANDSPYGLQASVWTGQVDRAHRVARRLRAGTVHVNQYDEDDITVPFGGFKQSGNGRDKSLHAFEKYTELKTTWLRIAGSPDRA
- a CDS encoding gamma-glutamyl-gamma-aminobutyrate hydrolase family protein, translated to MRSASEPIEAPLARNAPRVLLPACNLSLGVHPFHVVGRKYVEAVRLAGAYPVIVPAAHPDELEGWLDQADGVLLTGSPSNVHPTHFGAEVHDPALPLDPLRDTWTLPLIRLALARGLPLLAICRGFQEANVALGGSLHQAVHEQEGLADHRADDDQPIDLQYGPAHRVLIEPGGLLARLTTGSELTVNSLHGQGIDRLAPGLRVEARAPDGLVEAFTPVHGRGFALCVQWHPEWQAGQNTASIAILQAFGAACRAWRDQRQAATSTERNQG